One window of Daphnia carinata strain CSIRO-1 chromosome 7, CSIRO_AGI_Dcar_HiC_V3, whole genome shotgun sequence genomic DNA carries:
- the LOC130694411 gene encoding ATP-dependent zinc metalloprotease YME1L-like isoform X3, which translates to MMSLTCLQNQLLPLSQIFGAFGSRQKVPSARVFTKSKNSDPSESNCVHADSLTPVSNVFADLSHQDVNHLLEQISPVYQQCRARPASFSQSYVSANTFLENKQGYRENVCYHSLTLPFQIRTFKTYRSGDVNIQNTSVTERLRSKLQGGDVKRLALGNVHDMTARDIKGSEKLAPEEQARLKAAFAEGYLAADPKKNPSRAMRALKVTQYILSVLIFAAILFTFMGTFGGSSVFRVSVGNGSEVAPEEINVTFDDVKGVEEAKQELKEIVEFLKNPEKFSALGGKLPKGVLLVGPPGTGKTLLARAVAGEAGVPYFHAAGPEFDEILVGQGARRVRDLFKAAKMRAPCVIFIDEIDSVGAKRSNSVLHPYANQTINQLLAEMDGFHQNEGVIVLGATNRRDDLDKALLRPGRFDVEVQVPVPDFAGRKEILQHYLSKVKLADDVDVELLARGTTGFTGADIENLVNQAAVRGAIDGVPAVTTKYLEQARDKVLMGPERKSRIPDEEANLITAYHEGGHTIVAHYTQDAHPLHKVTIIPRGPSLGHTAYIPEKERYHVTRSQLLAMMDVAMGGRAAEELIFGHEKITSGASSDLKQATSIAMHMVKEWGMSEKVGFRTIEQNNGSLVVVNDLSPQTAELIDSEIKRILQESYDRAKAILKEHKEEHKMLAEALLKYETLDADDVKSILTSKKNF; encoded by the exons ATGATGTCCCTAACGTGTTTGCAGAATCAG CTCCTACCTTTATCGCAAATATTCGGAGCATTTGGAAGTCGGCAAAAGGTTCCTTCAGCAAGGGTTTTCACCAAATCTAAGAATTCCGATCCGTCTGAATCAAACTGTGTTCATGCCGATAGTCTTACCCCA GTTTCCAATGTTTTTGCTGATCTGTCACATCAAGATGTTAATCATCTACTTGAACAAATATCTCCAGTGTATCAACAGTGTAGAGCAAGACCTGCTTCCTTCTCACAGAGTTATGTATCTGCCAACAcctttttagaaaacaaacaaggctACCGAGAAAATGTGTGTTATCACTCCTTAACTCTACCTTTCCAAATTCGGACCTTTAAAACCTACAGAAGTGGTGACGTAAATATTCAGAACACATCAGTAACCGAACGTTTAAGATCAAAACTTCAAGGTGGTGATGTCAAACGTCTTGCTTTGGGAAATGTCCATGACATGACAGCTAGAGATATAAAAG GAAGTGAAAAATTGGCACCTGAAGAACAAGCACGTTTAAAGGCAG CATTTGCTGAAGGTTACCTAGCGGCGGATCCGAAGAAAAATCCTAGCAGAGCCATGCGAGCCCTAAAAGTGACCCAGTACATCTTGAGTGTGCTTATATTTGCAGCAATTCTTTTCACATTTATGG GCACTTTCGGCGGGAGTTCAGTATTTAGAGTGTCAGTCGGAAATGGAAGTGAAGTAGCTCCAGAAGAAATCAATGTTACTTTTGATGATGTCAAA GGTGTCGAGGAAGCTAAACAGGAGCTAAAGGAAATTGTTGAATTCCTTAAAAATCCAGAAAAATTCTCTGCACTTGGAGGCAAGTTACCCAAAGGTGTTTTGCTAGTCGGACCGCCAGGAACGGGTAAAACACTACTCGCCCGAGCGGTTGCAGGAGAAGCTGGAGTTCCCTACTTTCATGCTGCTGGTCCAGAATTTGATGAAATATTAGTGGGACAAGGTGCACGCCGCGTGAGAGATCTTTTTAAGGCAGCAAAAATGCGTGCTCCGTGCGTCATTTTTATTGACGAAATAGACTCGGTTGGAGCTAAGAGATCAAACTCCGTCCTACATCCATATGCAAATCAAACAATCAACCAGCTTTTAGCTGAAATGGATGGTTTTCATCAAAACGAGG gtgTAATTGTTCTTGGAGCGACAAACCGCCGTGACGATTTAGACAAGGCTCTTCTGCGCCCCGGAAGATTTGATGTCGAAGTTCAAGTACCTGTTCCAGACTTTGCTGgtcgaaaagaaattcttcaacACTATTTGAGTAAGGTCAAGTTAGCCGACGATGTTGATGTCGAATTGTTGGCTCGCGGCACTACAGGATTCACGGGAGCCGATATTGAAAATCTCGTGAACCAG GCCGCGGTACGTGGTGCAATCGACGGAGTTCCCGCCGTCACAACAAAATATCTTGAACAAGCTAGAGATAAAGTTCTTATGGGTCCGGAAAGGAAGTCAAGAATCCCAGATGAAGAAGCAAATTTGATTACCGCGTACCACGAAGGAGGCCACACGATCGTGGCTCATTATACGCAAGACGCCCATCCATTACATAAA GTAACGATCATACCAAGAGGTCCTTCTCTAGGACATACCGCATACATCCCTGAAAAGGAACGATATCACGTGACCCGATCTCAGTTACTAGCGATGATGGATGTAGCCATGGGAGGGAGAGCAGCTGAGGAACTTATTTTCGGTCACGAAAAAATCACATCTGGTGCATCAAGTGATCTTAAA CAAGCCACATCGATTGCTATGCACATGGTGAAAGAGTGGGGTATGTCCGAAAAGGTTGGATTCCGCACCATTGAACAAAACAATGGTTCTTTAGTCGTCGTGAACGACCTTAGTCCACAAACAGCTGAACTGATTGATTCCGAAATTAAACGGATTCTTCAG GAGTCCTATGACAGAGCAAAAGCTATTCTGAAAGAACACAAGGAGGAACATAAAATGCTAGCGGAAGCATTGTTGAAGTACGAAACTTTGGATGCTGACGATGTCAAATCAATACtgacatcaaagaaaaacttctGA
- the LOC130694411 gene encoding ATP-dependent zinc metalloprotease YME1L-like isoform X4, which produces MMSLTCLQNQLLPLSQIFGAFGSRQKVPSARVFTKSKNSDPSESNCVHADSLTPVSNVFADLSHQDVNHLLEQISPVYQQCRARPASFSQSYVSANTFLENKQGYRENVCYHSLTLPFQIRTFKTYRSGDVNIQNTSVTERLRSKLQGGDVKRLALGNVHDMTARDIKGSEKLAPEEQARLKIAFAEGYLAADPKKNPSRAMRALKVTQYILSVLIFAAILFTFMGTFGGSSVFRVSVGNGSEVAPEEINVTFDDVKGVEEAKQELKEIVEFLKNPEKFSALGGKLPKGVLLVGPPGTGKTLLARAVAGEAGVPYFHAAGPEFDEILVGQGARRVRDLFKAAKMRAPCVIFIDEIDSVGAKRSNSVLHPYANQTINQLLAEMDGFHQNEGVIVLGATNRRDDLDKALLRPGRFDVEVQVPVPDFAGRKEILQHYLSKVKLADDVDVELLARGTTGFTGADIENLVNQAAVRGAIDGVPAVTTKYLEQARDKVLMGPERKSRIPDEEANLITAYHEGGHTIVAHYTQDAHPLHKVTIIPRGPSLGHTAYIPEKERYHVTRSQLLAMMDVAMGGRAAEELIFGHEKITSGASSDLKQATSIAMHMVKEWGMSEKVGFRTIEQNNGSLVVVNDLSPQTAELIDSEIKRILQESYDRAKAILKEHKEEHKMLAEALLKYETLDADDVKSILTSKKNF; this is translated from the exons ATGATGTCCCTAACGTGTTTGCAGAATCAG CTCCTACCTTTATCGCAAATATTCGGAGCATTTGGAAGTCGGCAAAAGGTTCCTTCAGCAAGGGTTTTCACCAAATCTAAGAATTCCGATCCGTCTGAATCAAACTGTGTTCATGCCGATAGTCTTACCCCA GTTTCCAATGTTTTTGCTGATCTGTCACATCAAGATGTTAATCATCTACTTGAACAAATATCTCCAGTGTATCAACAGTGTAGAGCAAGACCTGCTTCCTTCTCACAGAGTTATGTATCTGCCAACAcctttttagaaaacaaacaaggctACCGAGAAAATGTGTGTTATCACTCCTTAACTCTACCTTTCCAAATTCGGACCTTTAAAACCTACAGAAGTGGTGACGTAAATATTCAGAACACATCAGTAACCGAACGTTTAAGATCAAAACTTCAAGGTGGTGATGTCAAACGTCTTGCTTTGGGAAATGTCCATGACATGACAGCTAGAGATATAAAAG GAAGTGAAAAATTGGCACCTGAAGAACAAGCACGTTTAAAG ATAGCATTTGCTGAAGGTTACCTAGCGGCGGATCCGAAGAAAAATCCTAGCAGAGCCATGCGAGCCCTAAAAGTGACCCAGTACATCTTGAGTGTGCTTATATTTGCAGCAATTCTTTTCACATTTATGG GCACTTTCGGCGGGAGTTCAGTATTTAGAGTGTCAGTCGGAAATGGAAGTGAAGTAGCTCCAGAAGAAATCAATGTTACTTTTGATGATGTCAAA GGTGTCGAGGAAGCTAAACAGGAGCTAAAGGAAATTGTTGAATTCCTTAAAAATCCAGAAAAATTCTCTGCACTTGGAGGCAAGTTACCCAAAGGTGTTTTGCTAGTCGGACCGCCAGGAACGGGTAAAACACTACTCGCCCGAGCGGTTGCAGGAGAAGCTGGAGTTCCCTACTTTCATGCTGCTGGTCCAGAATTTGATGAAATATTAGTGGGACAAGGTGCACGCCGCGTGAGAGATCTTTTTAAGGCAGCAAAAATGCGTGCTCCGTGCGTCATTTTTATTGACGAAATAGACTCGGTTGGAGCTAAGAGATCAAACTCCGTCCTACATCCATATGCAAATCAAACAATCAACCAGCTTTTAGCTGAAATGGATGGTTTTCATCAAAACGAGG gtgTAATTGTTCTTGGAGCGACAAACCGCCGTGACGATTTAGACAAGGCTCTTCTGCGCCCCGGAAGATTTGATGTCGAAGTTCAAGTACCTGTTCCAGACTTTGCTGgtcgaaaagaaattcttcaacACTATTTGAGTAAGGTCAAGTTAGCCGACGATGTTGATGTCGAATTGTTGGCTCGCGGCACTACAGGATTCACGGGAGCCGATATTGAAAATCTCGTGAACCAG GCCGCGGTACGTGGTGCAATCGACGGAGTTCCCGCCGTCACAACAAAATATCTTGAACAAGCTAGAGATAAAGTTCTTATGGGTCCGGAAAGGAAGTCAAGAATCCCAGATGAAGAAGCAAATTTGATTACCGCGTACCACGAAGGAGGCCACACGATCGTGGCTCATTATACGCAAGACGCCCATCCATTACATAAA GTAACGATCATACCAAGAGGTCCTTCTCTAGGACATACCGCATACATCCCTGAAAAGGAACGATATCACGTGACCCGATCTCAGTTACTAGCGATGATGGATGTAGCCATGGGAGGGAGAGCAGCTGAGGAACTTATTTTCGGTCACGAAAAAATCACATCTGGTGCATCAAGTGATCTTAAA CAAGCCACATCGATTGCTATGCACATGGTGAAAGAGTGGGGTATGTCCGAAAAGGTTGGATTCCGCACCATTGAACAAAACAATGGTTCTTTAGTCGTCGTGAACGACCTTAGTCCACAAACAGCTGAACTGATTGATTCCGAAATTAAACGGATTCTTCAG GAGTCCTATGACAGAGCAAAAGCTATTCTGAAAGAACACAAGGAGGAACATAAAATGCTAGCGGAAGCATTGTTGAAGTACGAAACTTTGGATGCTGACGATGTCAAATCAATACtgacatcaaagaaaaacttctGA
- the LOC130694411 gene encoding ATP-dependent zinc metalloprotease YME1L-like isoform X2, whose amino-acid sequence MMSLTCLQNQLLPLSQIFGAFGSRQKVPSARVFTKSKNSDPSESNCVHADSLTPVSNVFADLSHQDVNHLLEQISPVYQQCRARPASFSQSYVSANTFLENKQGYRENVCYHSLTLPFQIRTFKTYRSGDVNIQNTSVTERLRSKLQGGDVKRLALGNVHDMTARDIKALLGSEKLAPEEQARLKIAFAEGYLAADPKKNPSRAMRALKVTQYILSVLIFAAILFTFMGTFGGSSVFRVSVGNGSEVAPEEINVTFDDVKGVEEAKQELKEIVEFLKNPEKFSALGGKLPKGVLLVGPPGTGKTLLARAVAGEAGVPYFHAAGPEFDEILVGQGARRVRDLFKAAKMRAPCVIFIDEIDSVGAKRSNSVLHPYANQTINQLLAEMDGFHQNEGVIVLGATNRRDDLDKALLRPGRFDVEVQVPVPDFAGRKEILQHYLSKVKLADDVDVELLARGTTGFTGADIENLVNQAAVRGAIDGVPAVTTKYLEQARDKVLMGPERKSRIPDEEANLITAYHEGGHTIVAHYTQDAHPLHKVTIIPRGPSLGHTAYIPEKERYHVTRSQLLAMMDVAMGGRAAEELIFGHEKITSGASSDLKQATSIAMHMVKEWGMSEKVGFRTIEQNNGSLVVVNDLSPQTAELIDSEIKRILQESYDRAKAILKEHKEEHKMLAEALLKYETLDADDVKSILTSKKNF is encoded by the exons ATGATGTCCCTAACGTGTTTGCAGAATCAG CTCCTACCTTTATCGCAAATATTCGGAGCATTTGGAAGTCGGCAAAAGGTTCCTTCAGCAAGGGTTTTCACCAAATCTAAGAATTCCGATCCGTCTGAATCAAACTGTGTTCATGCCGATAGTCTTACCCCA GTTTCCAATGTTTTTGCTGATCTGTCACATCAAGATGTTAATCATCTACTTGAACAAATATCTCCAGTGTATCAACAGTGTAGAGCAAGACCTGCTTCCTTCTCACAGAGTTATGTATCTGCCAACAcctttttagaaaacaaacaaggctACCGAGAAAATGTGTGTTATCACTCCTTAACTCTACCTTTCCAAATTCGGACCTTTAAAACCTACAGAAGTGGTGACGTAAATATTCAGAACACATCAGTAACCGAACGTTTAAGATCAAAACTTCAAGGTGGTGATGTCAAACGTCTTGCTTTGGGAAATGTCCATGACATGACAGCTAGAGATATAAAAG CGCTTTTAGGAAGTGAAAAATTGGCACCTGAAGAACAAGCACGTTTAAAG ATAGCATTTGCTGAAGGTTACCTAGCGGCGGATCCGAAGAAAAATCCTAGCAGAGCCATGCGAGCCCTAAAAGTGACCCAGTACATCTTGAGTGTGCTTATATTTGCAGCAATTCTTTTCACATTTATGG GCACTTTCGGCGGGAGTTCAGTATTTAGAGTGTCAGTCGGAAATGGAAGTGAAGTAGCTCCAGAAGAAATCAATGTTACTTTTGATGATGTCAAA GGTGTCGAGGAAGCTAAACAGGAGCTAAAGGAAATTGTTGAATTCCTTAAAAATCCAGAAAAATTCTCTGCACTTGGAGGCAAGTTACCCAAAGGTGTTTTGCTAGTCGGACCGCCAGGAACGGGTAAAACACTACTCGCCCGAGCGGTTGCAGGAGAAGCTGGAGTTCCCTACTTTCATGCTGCTGGTCCAGAATTTGATGAAATATTAGTGGGACAAGGTGCACGCCGCGTGAGAGATCTTTTTAAGGCAGCAAAAATGCGTGCTCCGTGCGTCATTTTTATTGACGAAATAGACTCGGTTGGAGCTAAGAGATCAAACTCCGTCCTACATCCATATGCAAATCAAACAATCAACCAGCTTTTAGCTGAAATGGATGGTTTTCATCAAAACGAGG gtgTAATTGTTCTTGGAGCGACAAACCGCCGTGACGATTTAGACAAGGCTCTTCTGCGCCCCGGAAGATTTGATGTCGAAGTTCAAGTACCTGTTCCAGACTTTGCTGgtcgaaaagaaattcttcaacACTATTTGAGTAAGGTCAAGTTAGCCGACGATGTTGATGTCGAATTGTTGGCTCGCGGCACTACAGGATTCACGGGAGCCGATATTGAAAATCTCGTGAACCAG GCCGCGGTACGTGGTGCAATCGACGGAGTTCCCGCCGTCACAACAAAATATCTTGAACAAGCTAGAGATAAAGTTCTTATGGGTCCGGAAAGGAAGTCAAGAATCCCAGATGAAGAAGCAAATTTGATTACCGCGTACCACGAAGGAGGCCACACGATCGTGGCTCATTATACGCAAGACGCCCATCCATTACATAAA GTAACGATCATACCAAGAGGTCCTTCTCTAGGACATACCGCATACATCCCTGAAAAGGAACGATATCACGTGACCCGATCTCAGTTACTAGCGATGATGGATGTAGCCATGGGAGGGAGAGCAGCTGAGGAACTTATTTTCGGTCACGAAAAAATCACATCTGGTGCATCAAGTGATCTTAAA CAAGCCACATCGATTGCTATGCACATGGTGAAAGAGTGGGGTATGTCCGAAAAGGTTGGATTCCGCACCATTGAACAAAACAATGGTTCTTTAGTCGTCGTGAACGACCTTAGTCCACAAACAGCTGAACTGATTGATTCCGAAATTAAACGGATTCTTCAG GAGTCCTATGACAGAGCAAAAGCTATTCTGAAAGAACACAAGGAGGAACATAAAATGCTAGCGGAAGCATTGTTGAAGTACGAAACTTTGGATGCTGACGATGTCAAATCAATACtgacatcaaagaaaaacttctGA
- the LOC130694411 gene encoding ATP-dependent zinc metalloprotease YME1L-like isoform X1 → MMSLTCLQNQLLPLSQIFGAFGSRQKVPSARVFTKSKNSDPSESNCVHADSLTPVSNVFADLSHQDVNHLLEQISPVYQQCRARPASFSQSYVSANTFLENKQGYRENVCYHSLTLPFQIRTFKTYRSGDVNIQNTSVTERLRSKLQGGDVKRLALGNVHDMTARDIKALLGSEKLAPEEQARLKAAFAEGYLAADPKKNPSRAMRALKVTQYILSVLIFAAILFTFMGTFGGSSVFRVSVGNGSEVAPEEINVTFDDVKGVEEAKQELKEIVEFLKNPEKFSALGGKLPKGVLLVGPPGTGKTLLARAVAGEAGVPYFHAAGPEFDEILVGQGARRVRDLFKAAKMRAPCVIFIDEIDSVGAKRSNSVLHPYANQTINQLLAEMDGFHQNEGVIVLGATNRRDDLDKALLRPGRFDVEVQVPVPDFAGRKEILQHYLSKVKLADDVDVELLARGTTGFTGADIENLVNQAAVRGAIDGVPAVTTKYLEQARDKVLMGPERKSRIPDEEANLITAYHEGGHTIVAHYTQDAHPLHKVTIIPRGPSLGHTAYIPEKERYHVTRSQLLAMMDVAMGGRAAEELIFGHEKITSGASSDLKQATSIAMHMVKEWGMSEKVGFRTIEQNNGSLVVVNDLSPQTAELIDSEIKRILQESYDRAKAILKEHKEEHKMLAEALLKYETLDADDVKSILTSKKNF, encoded by the exons ATGATGTCCCTAACGTGTTTGCAGAATCAG CTCCTACCTTTATCGCAAATATTCGGAGCATTTGGAAGTCGGCAAAAGGTTCCTTCAGCAAGGGTTTTCACCAAATCTAAGAATTCCGATCCGTCTGAATCAAACTGTGTTCATGCCGATAGTCTTACCCCA GTTTCCAATGTTTTTGCTGATCTGTCACATCAAGATGTTAATCATCTACTTGAACAAATATCTCCAGTGTATCAACAGTGTAGAGCAAGACCTGCTTCCTTCTCACAGAGTTATGTATCTGCCAACAcctttttagaaaacaaacaaggctACCGAGAAAATGTGTGTTATCACTCCTTAACTCTACCTTTCCAAATTCGGACCTTTAAAACCTACAGAAGTGGTGACGTAAATATTCAGAACACATCAGTAACCGAACGTTTAAGATCAAAACTTCAAGGTGGTGATGTCAAACGTCTTGCTTTGGGAAATGTCCATGACATGACAGCTAGAGATATAAAAG CGCTTTTAGGAAGTGAAAAATTGGCACCTGAAGAACAAGCACGTTTAAAGGCAG CATTTGCTGAAGGTTACCTAGCGGCGGATCCGAAGAAAAATCCTAGCAGAGCCATGCGAGCCCTAAAAGTGACCCAGTACATCTTGAGTGTGCTTATATTTGCAGCAATTCTTTTCACATTTATGG GCACTTTCGGCGGGAGTTCAGTATTTAGAGTGTCAGTCGGAAATGGAAGTGAAGTAGCTCCAGAAGAAATCAATGTTACTTTTGATGATGTCAAA GGTGTCGAGGAAGCTAAACAGGAGCTAAAGGAAATTGTTGAATTCCTTAAAAATCCAGAAAAATTCTCTGCACTTGGAGGCAAGTTACCCAAAGGTGTTTTGCTAGTCGGACCGCCAGGAACGGGTAAAACACTACTCGCCCGAGCGGTTGCAGGAGAAGCTGGAGTTCCCTACTTTCATGCTGCTGGTCCAGAATTTGATGAAATATTAGTGGGACAAGGTGCACGCCGCGTGAGAGATCTTTTTAAGGCAGCAAAAATGCGTGCTCCGTGCGTCATTTTTATTGACGAAATAGACTCGGTTGGAGCTAAGAGATCAAACTCCGTCCTACATCCATATGCAAATCAAACAATCAACCAGCTTTTAGCTGAAATGGATGGTTTTCATCAAAACGAGG gtgTAATTGTTCTTGGAGCGACAAACCGCCGTGACGATTTAGACAAGGCTCTTCTGCGCCCCGGAAGATTTGATGTCGAAGTTCAAGTACCTGTTCCAGACTTTGCTGgtcgaaaagaaattcttcaacACTATTTGAGTAAGGTCAAGTTAGCCGACGATGTTGATGTCGAATTGTTGGCTCGCGGCACTACAGGATTCACGGGAGCCGATATTGAAAATCTCGTGAACCAG GCCGCGGTACGTGGTGCAATCGACGGAGTTCCCGCCGTCACAACAAAATATCTTGAACAAGCTAGAGATAAAGTTCTTATGGGTCCGGAAAGGAAGTCAAGAATCCCAGATGAAGAAGCAAATTTGATTACCGCGTACCACGAAGGAGGCCACACGATCGTGGCTCATTATACGCAAGACGCCCATCCATTACATAAA GTAACGATCATACCAAGAGGTCCTTCTCTAGGACATACCGCATACATCCCTGAAAAGGAACGATATCACGTGACCCGATCTCAGTTACTAGCGATGATGGATGTAGCCATGGGAGGGAGAGCAGCTGAGGAACTTATTTTCGGTCACGAAAAAATCACATCTGGTGCATCAAGTGATCTTAAA CAAGCCACATCGATTGCTATGCACATGGTGAAAGAGTGGGGTATGTCCGAAAAGGTTGGATTCCGCACCATTGAACAAAACAATGGTTCTTTAGTCGTCGTGAACGACCTTAGTCCACAAACAGCTGAACTGATTGATTCCGAAATTAAACGGATTCTTCAG GAGTCCTATGACAGAGCAAAAGCTATTCTGAAAGAACACAAGGAGGAACATAAAATGCTAGCGGAAGCATTGTTGAAGTACGAAACTTTGGATGCTGACGATGTCAAATCAATACtgacatcaaagaaaaacttctGA
- the LOC130694379 gene encoding PAS domain-containing serine/threonine-protein kinase-like encodes MEKRYMDSPIDLLRNGRLLRAKDLGLTPTANCSLEINQSFPRLTRKLKSVSKVQLSKALLNTDDMNSISFSTQATQSSLQRENQSHLEDTLNISHFNEDAIFNPNPHKGVLTIDGKTSQIIVTNTIACKMLGYSSEELLAIKFKDLVIREKSQLALTDMIFDEKGEVIIFNGKVIELKCKDGSKVAVSCWLTNTEDNAGNSLYVAVIEPVQRVVSYLLLDEFGLIMAADETAASLFHCSEEDFVGHNIIKWIPNIIWPTSSDNLDQEKKIQKTTGSNESKQSFPLTLRLDHYEADSVASLSETTSLLPCYSATLWVFTNMSGMLLITKEGCIIDCNSIFVQLALGYTREELVGKELSYILLNFANAQCGHFNSEVHHENGSFIPVSYFVNGPLEGMDIYQVWMAIASSLNSGKSVMGASELSKSRNFSVIQPERDSSKSDCHLESKESSIYKEDMCSGDYLKNYQVVKQIGSGGFGCVYLAYGLMDTKLVVTKFIKKSKVYNDSWISTDDGHRLPNEIYILNRIQHDHIVNMIDFYENDFYFQLVMEKHGFGMDLFEFIEKTNGVPEPLGANISKQLIEAVDYLHSHGILHRDIKDENVVLDDRFHAKLIDFGSATYLTDKPFKAFCGTFEYCSPEVLRGNPYRGPELEVWAIGVTIYVLVFGRNPFSGIEEILKNELEFSDSASADLKYLLKGMMNRSIEDRFSLRDALQSKWLNQTVFLDNYDFYDICDLNRSCVEFQNSRYILDEGPVITLATSTPYRKASDPAKKSLDHSSFDIPDESVHFQASELIFNEISNHAD; translated from the exons atggagaaacgaTACATGGATTCACCAATTGATCTTCTACG gaaTGGAAGACTACTTCGAGCTAAAGATCTCGGGCTTACCCCAACAGCAAATTGCTCACTTGAAATCAACCAAAGCTTTCCAAGACTGACAAGGAAACTAAAATCAGTTTCCAAAGTACAACTCAGCAAAGCGCTGCTTAACACAGATGACATGAACAGTATTAGTTTCAGTACTCAAGCTACACAAAGTTCTCTACAGCGAGAAAACCAATCCCATCTAGAAGATACTCTGAACATTTCACATTTTAATGAAGATGCCATCTTCAATCCAAATCCTCACAAAGGAGTTCTCACCATTGATGGAAAAACATCTCAA ATTATTGTTACAAACACAATTGCCTGCAAAATGTTGGGATATTCATCTGAAGAACTGCTTGCAATCAAATTTAAAGACCTTGTAATCAGAGAGAAATCACAGTTAGCTCTAACTGACATGATCTTTGATGAAAAAGGAGAAGTTATTATCTTTAATGGAAAAGTG ATTGAACTCAAGTGCAAAGATGGTTCTAAAGTAGCTGTATCTTGTTGGTTAACAAATACTGAGGACAATGCTGGCAATAGTTTGTACGTTGCTGTCATTGAACCAGTGCAACGAGTAGTGTCCTATCTTCTCCTAGACGAATTTGGATTGATAATGGCAGCCGATGAAACAGCGGCTTCCCTTTTCCACTGTAGCGAAGAAGATTTTGTTGGACATAATATCATCAAGTGGATCCCCAATATCATTTGGCCTACTTCTTCTGATAATTTGGACCAA gagaaaaaaattcagaaaacaaCAGGTTCTAACGAATCGAAGCAGAGTTTCCCTCTCACGCTGCGGCTAGATCATTACGAAGCAGATAGTGTTGCCAGTCTATCGGAAACTACTTCTTTACTACCCTGTTACTCTGCCACACTCTGGGTTTTCACGAATATGAGCGGGATGTTGCTTATTACTAAAGAAGGTTGTATTATTGATTGCAACTCCATTTTCGTCCAGCTCGCTCTAGGATATACTCGAGAAGAACTTGTTGGAAAA GAACTCAGCTACATTTTACTTAACTTTGCAAACGCACAATGCGGTCATTTTAACAGTGAAGTTCACCATGAAAACGGTTCTTTTATACCTGTGTCTTACTTTGTCAACGGCCCACTTGAAGGTATGGATATATATCAAGTTTGGATGGCCATAGCCTCCTCATTGAACAGCGGAAAGTCAGTAATGGGTGCCTCAGAGCTATCTAAAAGCAGAAATTTTAGTGTCATTCAGCCTGAAAGA GATTCTTCAAAATCCGATTGCCACCTTGAGAGCAAGGAGAGTAGCATTTACAAAGAAGATATGTGTAGTGGAGACTACTTAAAGAATTATCAG GTCGTGAAGCAAATTGGCAGTGGAGGTTTCGGCTGTGTTTATTTGGCATATGGACTCATGGATACCAAGTTAGTTGTGAcaaaattcataaaaaaatccaaagtgtATAATGACAGTTGGATTTCAACGGACGACGGGCACCGCCTTCCAAACGAGATCTACATTTTGAATCGCATCCAGCATGATCACATCGTCAACATGATTGATTTCTACGAAAATGATTTTTACTTCCAATTAGTTATGGAGAAGCATGGTTTTGGAATGGACTTGTTTGAGTTTATTGAGAAAACCAATGGTGTTCCTGAACCTCTTGGAGCCAACATATCTAAGCAGTTGATAGAAGCTGTTGATTATCTCCATTCGCATGGCATTCTCCATCGAGACATCAAAGATGAAAATGTTGTATTGGACGATAGATTTCACGCTAAGCTGATCGATTTTGGGTCTGCTACATACCTAACAGATAAACCATTCAAAGCCTTCTGTGGCACCTTTGAATATTGTAGTCCGGAAGTGTTAAGag GAAACCCCTATCGGGGACCAGAACTAGAGGTCTGGGCTATTGGAGTAACAATTTATGTTCTGGTTTTTGGGCGCAATCCCTTTTCTGGCATcgaagaaattttaaaaaatgaactcgaATTCTCTGATTCAGCTTCTGCGGATCTGAAGTACCTCTTGAAGGGAATGATGAACCGATCAATAGAAGATCGATTCAGTTTGCGAGATGCATTGCAAAGTAAATGGCTGAACCAAACAGTATTTTTAGATAATTACGACTTCTACGATATTTGTGATCTCAATCGATCTTGCGTCGAGTTTCAGAACTCGCGTTATATTCTTGACGAAGGCCCCGTCATCACGCTGGCTACATCTACCCCTTATAGAAAAGCTAGTGATCCTGCGAAGAAAAGCCTCGatcattcttcttttgataTTCCTGACGAAAGTGTACATTTTCAAGCGTCTGAGCTGATTTTCAACGAAATATCTAACCATGCGGATTAA